The stretch of DNA CCCACTGGCTTGGGAACTGAAGCATGTCAGAGGCACTGGAGCCCTGCGAAGGTGGACAGCCAGGTGCGTGAATGCGGCCAGTTACCAATATTCAGCCCCCTGGGGCAGCTGGCACACATGGCTGCGTGGCTCCTTCCACACACCCCAGTCcgctgccctgcctggggcCCAGAGCGCTCCCTTCACCCATGGGCCTGCCCCCCGCAGCCCTTGTCCAGGGTGAGGGGAGTGAAGCCAGCGCCCCGAGCCGGCCCCCGCGCCGCAGGATCCAGGTGGctcaagaagaaaatacaggaagaaattcGGCCACGGGGGCGCCCCAGGGGGCTGCCTCCTTCAGGCGCGTGCAGGCAGGCACCTCACAGGGGCTCACACTTGGAATCGTCGCCGCGAGGCCACGGCCAACAGCGCCCTCCAGCTCCTCACCACACGGGGAACGAGGGGGACTTGGGGGCCCGCGGAACCCGGCCGAGCCCCCGCTGACGGGGACGacgcggcggggccggggctgaggCGCTGCTGCCCCCTGCCGGCCGCGGGCGGCGGTGCCGCGGGGCGGTGCCGGGCCGGGAGGGGCGCGGCCAGGCGGCGGCTGGGGGCNNNNNNNNNNNNNNNNNNNNNNNNNNNNNNNNNNNNNNNNNNNNNNNNNNNNNNNNNNNNNNNNNNNNNNNNNNNNNNNNNNNNNNNNNNNNNNNNNNNNGCCGGGCCGGGAGGGGCGCGGCCAGGCGGCGGCTGGGGGCCGCCATGTCGGGCGCGGCGCTGGGCaaggtggcggcggcggcgcggccgcGGCGGAAGGTGCTGAGCGCGGAGGAGGCGGAGCTGTTCGAGCTGGCGCaggcggcgggcagcgggctGGACCCGGAGGTGTTCAAGTgagcggcggggcgggcggcgcggggcgcggCGGAGCTCCCCCGGAGCTCCCCGGTGCCCGCCGGCCCCGTGCTGACGGCCGCCCCGCAGGGTGCTGCTGGACCTGCTGCGCATGAACGTGGCGCCGCTCGCCGTCTTCCAGGTGCTCAAGTCCATGTGCGCCGGGCAGCGGCTGCCGGCGGGCAACGAGAACGCAGCCCCCGCCGCGCCGGCGCCGCTCCCCGCCGACAGCCGAGGTAGGCGGCGGGCAGGCGGccgggggccgggcggggggcggcggcgggcccTGACCTCTCTGTGTCTCTCCCGCCCAGAGCCCCTGGAGGACCCGCTCGTCTTCGCCTCCGCCCCNNNNNNNNNNNNNNNNNNNNNNNNNNNNNNNNNNNNNNNNNNNNNNNNNNNNNNNNNNNNNNNNNNNNNNNNNNNNNNNNNNNNNNNNNNNNNNNNNNNNNNNNNNNNNNNNNNNNNNNNNNNNNNNNNNNNNNNNNNNNNNNNNNNNNNNNNNNNNNNNNNNNNNNNNNNNNNNNNNNNNNNNNNNNNNNNNNNNNNNNNNNNNNNNNNNNNNNNNNNNNNNNNNNNNNNNNNNNNNNNNNNNNNNNNNNNNNNNNNNNNNNNNNNNNNNNNNNNNNNNNNNNNNNNNNNNNNNNNNNNNNNNNNNNNNNNNNNNNNNNNNNNNNNNNNNNNNNNNNNNNNNNNNNNNNNNNNNNNNNNNNNNNNNNNNNNNNNNNNNNNNNNNNNNNNNNNNNNNNNNgaggcggcggggcccggccgcggCTCCCGGCCCGAGCGGGGCCCCGCGGGCGCTGTCGCGGCCCGGTGTTGACCCGGGCTTCGCTCCCTGCGTGGAGGGAGCAGCGCGTGAGGAGCGGGAGCGGTGCGGGGTGTCAGGAAACGGGGTCGCTGAAGGGCCTCGCGCTGGGTTTTGTCCATGCGTAGGCTGGCGTCCCGGCTCGCTCCTCTGAGGCTTCCAAGCGACCTAACCCCCCCCGAATATGTAACGCTGCATAATGCTGTTCCGATTTTGTATTTAGCTCACAGAAACACGAGTTTCTGGTATGCTAGGAATCACTGAAAACAGCTGTGGTGCTTCATCTGCTCCATCCACGTGTAGTAGCACAGCAGCTTGCGCTGCTCACCTGTCGGGTTCCTGTGCCCGAATGAATGAGTTTTGGTGGGAGCGGGAAATGGAAAGGGGAGGCTGCGTGGAGCTGTCACCTATAGCAGCGACTGCTTTGGAATATAATTATTACTGCTCTGACCTCAGAGGTCAGCAACAAATGTAGCCCTGAAGCTGTGCCATATTTTTTCCAAGCCAGTTCTAATAAAACTTTATTCCCTCTACTTTCTGAAGTGGCTTTTGGCTGGTAGTGTGACACATCTGTGGGTTACTTCTGAAAGGTTCGAAAGGCTTTACTAAGTCTACTGTCACTAAGCTTAAATTCACTGAGTAGGAGAGCTCTCGCTCCTTTTGAGCTTAGGAATGTAGTAAAAAGGGGCAGTGGCCAAAACGGCGTGGTGTCATGGATGTTTTGCATGGTTGCCAAGAACAAAACTATGCTGAAAGATAGGTTTGCTTCACACCTCAGGATTGCAGTACCTCTAATGGGGGTTTGATGGTTGCTCACTGGGAGTGTAGAGATGGATGAGGTCAAGCTGAATTTTATTGTTGTGTTctgttctccctccctctcaATGTTTCAGGGCGAAAACTCCACTGTAGCTGATGAGTGTATGTTGACCCGTGAAGAATTCTGTAGtagaactgaaaaagaaaacttttgccAGCAGCCACTCTGTTGGGAACACAGAAcgatggaaaaaagaaaatgtcgTCTGTCAGTGTAGACAATGAGTAAGGCTGAGGGCAAGTAAGGATTCACTGTCATGATAGCATGCTGCAACTTAGTCTCACTGCTGAGACTGCCTTGGTGATGGGGAGTGCTCGTTCTGCacagcagctggctgtgctTGCAGGCCTGTCTGTCTGATGGCGCGTCCTGCGGAGAGCGGATCCGAAAGGCAAGATTCACTTGAATATCTTCAAGCAGTCGGTTTCAGGGTAAGATTGATGATGCACCTTCCCAGTAGCAGAGCCTGCTACTTCTGAGGTGTATTTCCCCATGGTAAATGCGTGCAGTTCACCTCATTGAGCAGCTGGGGGTAGCACGGAGGCAGAGGAAGTTCGCTAAAGCCTTAACTGGAATTTGGGTGTGCAGATCAAGTGTCCTGGGCTCCCAGGACCTGATGGTTCCTCCTTCTTGCTGAAAGAGGTGTTCTTGATGAAAAATTTCCTGGTGAGAGGCTGTGAGTGGTAAAGAGAACAGACTCGCGtatgagatttttaaagatacaCAGAGTAAAAAGAAGACACCTGGCTATTTTTCTTGAGCAAAGTGAGAGGGGCACAGCACTTtgatattttaagaaagcagcagcttgctgtTCCTTGCAACATTGCGAGGAAATGTCTCAAAACAAGAGAGTAGCAATTCTGAGCAAAAGATGCTGTAAATCCTGCTCTCTTGTTGTAGTTTGGTGCTTCAGGTGTGCCCTGCAAACTATGAAGGAACTTTGGGTGATGTGTTTGTTCCTGTTTGTCTGTTAATCTTTAgtagcttttcttctgttgtaaTGCTGTTTACATAGTACTTcccgtaaaaaaaaaaaaaaaaaaagaaaaaaaaaagaaaaaaacagcttcttctAATACTGGGCCACTGCCATGAGCTACTTCTAGCTAGTTTTAGCCAGCTCCAGTTTGAAATGGTTAGATGGTGACTCTTCTGTTAATGAGCATTAAATTCCTCAAGAGGAAGTCAGAAACACTGTGGTAGAGTTGATCTGCCCTCAGCAGTTGCCTCCTACAGCTAGAGGTAGTGCAAACACATTACAGAGTCTGAGTTTCTAGGACTTAACATCAGTCTTGGGGTCTTAATCAGTTTTTTCTTCATCAATCCAGGATGTTCATTCTGCATCTTTAAGCAGAGCGTCTCCTGGTCCAAAATACGCCCGAGCCTGACTGCATTCTTACTGTCTCAGGCCCCCCATGCTGCCAGTCCTCAATGTCTGtagtttctctttaaaattacCGTTCAAACTCTTGAGGACATTGTGGCAAGCTGTCTGAACTGAGGGTGAAGTGTAGCGAAGATCAGAGAAAGATGAGCCTAGCTCTATGTTGCTTACGGTAAATACATCGTTAGTGTGGGcttttgtgctttatttcacacttctgctttatttcatgAGTCTAACATGTCTTCAGGGCTACATAATGCGCTCTGATCACTGGATTGTTTGTGGCTTACTGAGACAGGAGGATCGCTCCCATTAAGCCACAGTTTTAATGTTCTCCCAGGTACCTGCAGAGAATGCTGGCCTTGGATTTTCACTGAGCTGGTGCTTAGTACTGGGGGCAGAGGAGAGCTTTGGCCTCCTCTCCCAACACATTCATCCCTGGCCCAATGCTTGtgggcagtgctgtgcttcTTTGCCAGAAGGTTTGGTCTTCCCAGTTGTGTcaggtgtgttttttattaatttattttttctggaaggTTTTGCTGCATTAGGGCTCACAGCAGTAGCTAACTTTGAatgaagttttctctttttagtttGTCAGCCCAAGTGGGTTTGTCATCACGCAGCACCTCCTGATGTTGAACAGCAGCTAATGCCCTTGTGAATAAATTCACCACTGAAAGCTAAATCTCTGGAAATTCTTTGGGCAGAACTTTACATCTGATAGTGTTTTATCACAATCTTAGTCCTGCATCCTCACTTCTGTGAGTATAAGAAGTGCCAGTGAGATCTCATTTAACATTGAGAAGAGCGTGTGCTTTTTTCCTAGACCTCCTTGTGAGGATTTATGTCTGTCCCCTCTCAGATGGGAGATGTTTCTGCTTGCTGTGACTCAGTCAAGGAGGGGCTGGATTAGTGGAGTGCCTAACCTGACTGAAGATGGTCCTCAAGTGCAAGCTAGCAGCCTTGTGCCACCTTAACTGCAATTTTGTACAACTCTGGCTATCTTACGTCTGATACCACAGTGCGGTGTAGGCAGCTGGAGCGATGTGCATGGAGTGTTGGAGGAAGATATGTGGGGTTCTTGGTCGAAGGTCGTGAAAATGGACTTCCAGAGAGAGGTCTCCTCCATTTGTGGGACCTGGTAATGCAGTAAAGCAGAACGGGACCATCAGAGCCAGCCTTGTCTGTGTTTCCCTTGACCACATCAGGCTGTGTTAGGATTTGAACTATCTGCATGTCACGGCAGCAGCTTGTTTTACTGAAGCTCTTAGGGGAAAGTGTGTTGCTGACATACAAATCCCTTTAAAATCAATGTATCTTCAGGCTAATTTTCTCTCCTTAAATCGGAGAAGCAAGTAGTTAGCTCAGactgaagaggaggaggaatcaGGCTTACTCATTCACTGAACTTTCTGGTTCTGAACACAGTCCATCACCAGTGCCTCAGTTCAGGAGTTGGGGTAAGTGTTAACAGGGTGACTGGGGATGTCCTCTGGGCTGCATCTGTTCTGCAGGGGTTTTTGGTTTGCCTTGCCTTCTTTCCCTTTAGGAGCTGCCATGGGGAAGGGGAACCAAAGCTGTATCTGCTGTTGGCCCTGCCATCTCTTGTTGGAAgatgctgcttatttttaagaagaggaTGGCGTGGCTTCTGCGCAGGACAAGGCGTTTGGAGATGGGAGATGCCTCCTCTGCATAGCTGGGACTTGTCTGCTGACGTAGCCAGAGCTCCTTGCGCTGATGCAGAGAACAGCAATTGTACATAAGCTTGCCAAGCTGCCTTGCACAGTGTCGTTCAGCTCTGCATATCTGCTCATTCTCCTGTGCTTCCTCCTTTGTCAGAAGACAGACAAGTGGCTGAAGTAATCCAGGTCTCACTAAACATTAGCTGAGTCTGCTTCCTTCAAGTTTTGTCAGTAACAGTGAGATATTGGCTTAAGCTTCTCAGCTCATCGTGATGCAGGGAggtttttttaaagcagttaaaGACTGTTACTCTGATAAGCATTGCTGGGGGTGGGGGCGGTAAGAAAGCACATCACTTTCCTCCCCTCACCCCTGTagttatttcagcttttttacaGCTATAGCCCTTAAGCAGCAGGGAATCATCGATACGACTTTATATGGTGTTTTCCATAGAACATGACTGGTGTTCTGCACCGAGTTGTTTGTTGGTAGCAATGCATGACTGCCTCAGAATTACTGTCTGACTATCAGACCATCCATCTGGCATACTTAGCTAGATACAGCTTCATGCAAGCTGAATTCAAAACTGGTCATCGCAATAACTGATCTGGGAGAGAAAgagcttattttaaaaggaagggaTGTTCTTTGGGCAAGTTCTTCCCATAAATGCAAGGAAGAGTTGTGCACACCCATTAGGACTGTGGTGTTGGGTTTAGTTTAGACTAGGCATTTGTGTAATTTGCTGTTGTGTACTTAAATATGGCTTTATGTATTGTTTCCATGCTTGCTTTTCACGTCAGCCCACCTCACCCTCAAGCCGATGGtgatttctctgcagttttctaCCCCTCTATTAACATGCATTTGTCAataccctgttttttttttttttttttttttttcctatactaGTGAATATTCTTTGGTCCTCCTCTTTTCACTTCCAAtatcttttcaatgttttctcaCTCTCCAGCCCAAATGCCTTCCATAAAGTTACTTTCCAGGGCTTTGccacaagtattttttttgtaccaAATGATTTGTTAACATAAGCTTGCTTTTCATTGTGCTCTTGCCTGGTTTATGGATTTTTTCAGGCTGCATGGCACCAGTGCAATCTCCTAGTCTGTGCAGGAGATCGAATGCTTTCCTGATTAAGAAATGATTAAGAAACTGAtcagctttttgctttcttggcTGGTTAAAGAATGTAGTTCCTTTTCTCTACCAGGGAGCTACCAAATCTTCATATGACCAAAATGCAGATGATAGTGAAGTGGTTATCCCTAGTTGCAGAAACAGAgcacaaagcttttcttttcctttttctgcaagTAACTTAAAGTCTAGGCCGTTGGCTGCAACACTCTAAACCTGACGTAGACCTAGTCTTGAAAGAATAGGCAGCTTCGTTACCcagagcaaaatatttttgtggaaatAACGTGCTCTCAAAACTGAAGTGTAGACTTcatatttgtcattttattgAATCTTGTGAGTGGGAAAAATCTGTACTGGATGCTGCGACTCAGCATgcactgctgtgttttgggggagAAGTCCTATAACATTCCTTCCCATCTGAGTAACTTCTTTTAAAGGTAAAAAGGCATTACCAGTGATGTACCTTTTTTTCAGGTGTCCTATATTATTTGCAGTGCTACACGTATAGCGGGAGCCTGATATCAACTTAGCAAATAATTTA from Oxyura jamaicensis isolate SHBP4307 breed ruddy duck chromosome 10, BPBGC_Ojam_1.0, whole genome shotgun sequence encodes:
- the LOC118172012 gene encoding mitotic-spindle organizing protein 2B-like isoform X1, whose translation is MSGAALGKVAAAARPRRKVLSAEEAELFELAQAAGSGLDPEVFKVLLDLLRMNVAPLAVFQVLKSMCAGQRLPAGNENAAPAAPAPLPADSRGRNKTSSAVSGTQVIAERSSREGSAQRMPRQPSASRLQKAGASGKSSGGNSN
- the LOC118172012 gene encoding mitotic-spindle organizing protein 2-like isoform X2; translation: MSGAALGKVAAAARPRRKVLSAEEAELFELAQAAGSGLDPEVFKVLLDLLRMNVAPLAVFQVLKSMCAGQRLPAGNENAAPAAPAPLPADSRGAAMGKGNQSCICCWPCHLLLEDAAYF